The Miscanthus floridulus cultivar M001 chromosome 7, ASM1932011v1, whole genome shotgun sequence genome includes a region encoding these proteins:
- the LOC136464178 gene encoding uncharacterized protein encodes MRCKKHPYQAGGGVCATCLRDRLLALEAAQNGDASPPPPVPAQAPPVPPEPLAFPRSVSPYVSRRKSDTSGALRHHPSLLFFRTPQVGPTYGGALEEGDIAYEYEKRRARNFSVLATLFGRHHHHRRSEEKHHHQQEGGAKERKKHFSWFAGIIPRRRKKQQAAAPAASATSPQSAPPRRSSCRLVVSNRGLSPERDSHGGSGDESSSSPAAADTPWRPSPSPMRRTTCQRRQTNSMPSGFVVCLSPLVRPSPGRRHRHGVQPPDPGSFSCELRPSPLHSLSSAASVTRCRSRKLADGGRFR; translated from the coding sequence ATGAGGTGCAAGAAGCACCCGTACCAGGCCGGCGGCGGCGTCTGCGCCACGTGCCTCCGCGACCGCCTGCTCGCGCTCGAGGCCGCGCAGAACGGCGACGCATCCCCGCCGCCGCCCGTTCCTGCCCAGGCCCCTCCGGTTCCGCCCGAGCCCCTGGCGTTCCCGAGGTCGGTGTCGCCGTACGTGTCCCGCAGGAAGTCGGACACGTCGGGCGCGCTCAGGCACCACCCGAGCCTGCTCTTCTTCCGGACGCCGCAGGTCGGGCCCACCTACGGCGGCGCGTTGGAGGAAGGCGACATAGCCTACGAGTACGAGAAGCGGCGCGCCCGCAACTTCTCCGTGCTCGCCACGCTCTtcggccgccaccaccaccaccgcagatCGGAAGAGAAGCATCACCATCAGCAGGAAGGCGGCGCCAAGGAGCGCAAGAAACATTTTTCTTGGTTCGCCGGGATCATCCCGCGCCGCCGCAAGAAGCAgcaggcggcggcgccggcggcctcGGCCACCTCGCCACAGTCGGCCCCGCCGAGGCGCTCCTCCTGCCGCCTCGTGGTCAGCAACCGGGGGCTCTCGCCGGAGCGGGACAGCCACGGCGGCAGCGGCGACGAGAGCAGCAGCTCGCCCGCCGCCGCGGATACCCCGTGGCGGCCGTCCCCGTCCCCCATGCGGAGGACCACCTGCCAGCGCCGCCAGACCAACAGCATGCCGTCGGGTTTTGTCGTCTGCCTCAGCCCGCTCGTGCGGCCCAGCccgggccgccgccaccgccacggcGTCCAGCCGCCGGACCCCGGCTCCTTCTCTTGCGAGCTCCGGCCGTCGCCGCTCCACAGCCTCTCATCCGCCGCCTCCGTCACGCGCTGTCGCTCCaggaagctcgccgacggcggccgCTTCCGGTGA